ATCACATGCAGGACAATAACCGAAACAAGGGGGGAAACCGTAGATGACAAATTTGAAAAAGGACCTGCAGGCTTTGACCAAGGAATTCGACGTACTTACAAGCAAAACAAAAGAACTGAAAAATAAACTGAAGAAACGGGCCGTTGACCAATTTGAAAAGGCTCAAGCTGCCGTGACACCACAAGCCGCAGCCCGGCAGACAGCCAAGGCGCTCAAGAGTCTCACAAAGACAATGGAAAGGATCATTAAGGCAGCCGAGAAATTTGAAAAGGACCAGGCTACCAGGAGACCGAGAGCCAAGACCAGGGCTGGGGCAAAAACTTCGGCCAAGGCTTCCGCAAAGAAGAAAGCCTCTGCGTCAACTGCCACTGACGAAGTAATCAAGATTATCAAGAGGTCAAAAAAAGGGGTTGACGTCCCCGCATTAATGAAAAAAACGGGGTTTGACGAAAAAAAAGTCAGAAACATTGTTTCCAGGGCCTTTAAACAGGGCAAGATCAAAAGAGCCGGCAGGGGCATTTATGTAGGGGCGTAGCCATAACTCCCCTTTCATTCCGCTTCAGTCTTCACGAATTATCCAGGTCCAGTATGATGTCCGAACTCGACCACTGGAAAAGAAGCATTGCGACTCTTTCATCATAACAGCCCTCCATACGGAAAATCAGAAGGGATTCAGGTAGGGCGCTGATACTCGCCGTCAGAACTTTGACAAACCGGCAGTTCCCGAAGCCGGTTTGCCTCTCATTTCACGTCTTCTCTCCACGACCAAACAATCGCAACTATTCAACATTATGCATGAATTGTGCTTATAAGCAATTGTGGCATGATTCCTGCGACCTGCGAAATAGTTGCCTGAGAACAAGCAGCTGACCCAAATGCCACAGAAAGTGGAGCGAGGTTATCAAAATGGAGCAAGAGCAGTATCAGGATGCAGAGTTCAATATGCGGGCAGTATTCTATCATGAAAGCAAGAATCGCTCGGAAGATCCCAAGCGTGAACAAGGAAAGCAAGAGCCGAACAGCGTTCAGAGGCTTCGCGACAACGTAGGATTGCATCAGAAGCCCCTGAGTATAAGAACAACGACCCAAGCAGGATAAAAGGCTGATGGACCTTCACAATTCCCTAAATCAAAGACCTATGCCGTAAATCATTGCTCCACACTCAGGGCACCTGCCATCTACAATAACATTTCTGGAAATTCGGTAGCCCCACCGCTCAATCAACAGCTTGCCGCACCCGTAACAGAATGTATTTTCCCCTTCGTCTCCGGGAATATTTCCGCTGTATACGTAGCGCAACCCTGCATCAAGGCCGATCTGCCGCGCCTGGTGAATACTCTCCACCGGTGTGGGAGGCCGATCCGTCAGCTTATACGTGGGATGAAATCGGCTGATGTGCCATGGCGTCTCAGGGCCGAGAGACTCTGCGATAAAGGAGGCGAGCTGCTCTAATTCCTTCTTGTCGTCATTAAGACCAGGAATAAGGAGTGTGGTCACCTCTATAAAGATTCCCAACGACTTCATCAGCGCCAGTGTCTCCATCACGTGCTTTCGCTTAGCGCTGCACTGCTCTTTGTAGAAGTCATCGTTAAAGGCCTTCAAATCTACATTTGCCGCATCAAGGTAGGGCTTAATCATGTGAACGGCCTCGGAGGTCATGTAGCCGTTGGTAACAAACACATTAAGGATACCGTTTTCGTGAGCGAGCCTGGCTGTATCATGTGCCAGTTCGAAAAACACCGTTGGCTCAGTATACGTATAAGCAATGCTACGACAGCCTGCTCGCACTGCCGCAGCCACTATGTCCTCTGGAGTGTATGGGTCGCCGATAATCATCCCTTGCCGGTCTGCCGGAAGCTGAGCAATATCGGCATTCTGGCAAAAACGGCATCTGAAATTGCATCCAACAGTGGCCACTGAATAGGAAAGAGTGCCGGGCAGTACGTGATAGAGGGGCTTCTTTTCAATGGGATCAACGTGCTGTGCTATGAGCTTTCCGTAGACAAGAGTTTTCAACATCCCTTTCTCGTTTTCACGAACCCCGCAGATTCCCCTTTTGCCTTCCTTGATAATGCAACGGTGGTTACAGAGATCGCATCGAACTTTGCCGTCCTTCAATCGTTCATATAGATACGCTTCCATGGCCCTACCCTCCAAGGTCTAGCCTGCTTTTCGAGACTGCGTCCGGGTAGGCATCACCTCGGAAACAGCGCCTCTTGGCGGGCGAACATAATCTATCGGCATATTCTGCGTTCGATAGCGCGGCACCAATGTCACTGCCATACCAATAAAACTTCCAAAAGGGCTTTTTTGGATCAACGAAGACCGCTCAATATGGATGGTGTATTTTCTCAAGCTGGCCGGCAATTGGTGAACTGTTCCGCGCTTCATTGGTATTTTTCC
The sequence above is drawn from the Deltaproteobacteria bacterium genome and encodes:
- the amrS gene encoding AmmeMemoRadiSam system radical SAM enzyme: MEAYLYERLKDGKVRCDLCNHRCIIKEGKRGICGVRENEKGMLKTLVYGKLIAQHVDPIEKKPLYHVLPGTLSYSVATVGCNFRCRFCQNADIAQLPADRQGMIIGDPYTPEDIVAAAVRAGCRSIAYTYTEPTVFFELAHDTARLAHENGILNVFVTNGYMTSEAVHMIKPYLDAANVDLKAFNDDFYKEQCSAKRKHVMETLALMKSLGIFIEVTTLLIPGLNDDKKELEQLASFIAESLGPETPWHISRFHPTYKLTDRPPTPVESIHQARQIGLDAGLRYVYSGNIPGDEGENTFCYGCGKLLIERWGYRISRNVIVDGRCPECGAMIYGIGL